In Candidatus Contubernalis alkalaceticus, the following proteins share a genomic window:
- a CDS encoding GerAB/ArcD/ProY family transporter codes for MNNIKITDHQLFSLTANGAIGGAVIVIGATLAGIAKQDAWITALITPLFGIPVIWVYWYLGSQHPNMTFVEIIKRILGKWIGFIAAACFVFLCLQIAAHLPWYIGNFITIQVMPETPAYAINFLFVAAFMIALLYGIETIARASEMFIYFVSFLFFLAMILVLPNANIENLQPVLENGVIPILKGSVFLSSFITFPLITLMMIFPVNINDMQQAKKALFKGYLFAGLIIFITILMSILILGAVMTAKSQFPTYMLAKEINVGIVFSRLEFIITALWLFTQFIIGLLFFYAGVIGLSQLLGLKDYKKIVIPLSLIILVMTEVVFPDTVYQVNWVNTVWVPYIITYGLILPVLLLLVFLIKKLVLKVEIL; via the coding sequence TTGAACAATATTAAAATAACGGATCATCAACTGTTTTCATTAACCGCCAATGGTGCTATTGGAGGTGCTGTTATAGTTATCGGCGCCACATTAGCGGGGATTGCAAAACAGGATGCATGGATAACAGCTTTAATCACTCCACTATTTGGAATTCCGGTTATATGGGTATACTGGTATTTGGGCAGTCAACATCCAAACATGACCTTTGTTGAAATAATAAAAAGGATACTGGGAAAATGGATTGGGTTTATTGCTGCAGCTTGTTTTGTATTTTTATGCCTGCAGATAGCTGCTCATCTGCCCTGGTATATTGGCAATTTTATAACTATTCAAGTAATGCCCGAAACACCGGCATACGCCATTAACTTTTTATTTGTGGCAGCATTTATGATAGCGCTGTTGTATGGAATAGAAACAATTGCCCGGGCTTCTGAGATGTTTATATATTTTGTATCATTCTTATTTTTTTTGGCAATGATTCTTGTTTTACCCAATGCAAATATAGAGAATCTGCAGCCTGTGTTGGAAAACGGCGTGATTCCAATATTAAAGGGTTCTGTATTTTTATCATCTTTTATAACGTTTCCTTTAATTACTCTAATGATGATATTTCCAGTGAATATTAATGATATGCAACAGGCTAAAAAAGCACTATTCAAAGGCTATCTTTTTGCGGGCTTAATCATTTTTATTACAATTCTTATGTCTATTCTGATACTGGGGGCAGTAATGACTGCCAAGTCTCAGTTTCCGACATATATGCTTGCGAAAGAAATAAATGTGGGAATTGTATTTTCAAGGCTTGAGTTTATTATTACAGCTTTATGGCTTTTTACGCAATTTATAATCGGTCTTTTGTTTTTTTATGCAGGGGTGATAGGACTTTCACAGCTGCTGGGGTTGAAGGACTATAAAAAGATTGTAATACCCCTCAGCCTTATTATTTTAGTCATGACAGAGGTAGTATTTCCAGATACTGTATATCAAGTTAACTGGGTAAATACTGTGTGGGTACCATACATTATTACCTACGGGTTAATTCTACCTGTTTTGCTGCTGCTGGTTTTTTTGATTAAAAAATTGGTATTAAAAGTTGAGATACTATAA
- a CDS encoding FtsX-like permease family protein: protein MRKTYGSDTYLYRYDYVIDDAINYSFVYQNDMFRAGDTITLSLLFNDDPAHPEGPEQFNEDGSRKLPENVVRIDRTVTIGAILEPRAGERYLQSYFNTYIHEVGSILTTTEGLIALGFDVPYDSLAITLSESPDAAMEEYLEANLRQIAARTSGVDLRSYVSMARENREMVYGLIMAAGAVLLLFFAICVSMINNALSARIRASRREIGTIRAVGASQREIVRSYLWQLISMFSWGTAIGMAVQLALCGWLLTVERMDLSGAIPSWQPLLFVAVLFGICYLNLRSKVNGIFRDSIVENIREL, encoded by the coding sequence ATGAGGAAAACCTACGGCAGCGATACCTATCTTTATCGCTACGATTACGTTATTGACGATGCCATCAATTACAGTTTTGTATATCAAAATGACATGTTTCGTGCAGGGGATACCATTACCTTAAGCCTGCTGTTCAATGATGACCCGGCACATCCTGAAGGGCCGGAGCAGTTTAACGAAGATGGCAGCCGTAAGCTGCCGGAGAACGTGGTGAGAATCGACAGAACGGTCACCATCGGTGCTATTTTGGAACCCCGTGCCGGGGAAAGGTATCTGCAGAGTTACTTTAATACCTATATTCACGAAGTGGGCAGTATCCTCACCACCACAGAGGGGCTTATTGCGCTGGGGTTTGATGTTCCTTATGATTCCCTTGCCATCACCCTATCCGAGAGTCCCGATGCAGCCATGGAGGAATACCTGGAGGCAAACCTGAGGCAGATTGCGGCACGGACCTCCGGCGTGGATCTGAGATCATACGTGTCCATGGCCAGAGAAAACAGAGAAATGGTTTACGGACTGATCATGGCAGCCGGCGCGGTGCTGCTGCTGTTCTTCGCCATATGTGTCAGCATGATAAACAACGCTCTGTCTGCCCGCATACGGGCCAGTCGGCGGGAAATTGGCACCATTCGGGCAGTGGGAGCCTCTCAGCGGGAGATAGTACGCTCGTACCTGTGGCAGCTTATATCCATGTTTTCCTGGGGCACAGCCATCGGTATGGCAGTACAGCTGGCACTGTGCGGCTGGCTGCTGACCGTCGAACGGATGGATCTCAGTGGAGCTATTCCTTCCTGGCAACCGCTCCTGTTCGTGGCAGTGCTCTTTGGGATATGTTATCTAAACCTGCGCTCCAAGGTGAACGGTATCTTCAGGGACAGCATCGTGGAAAACATCCGTGAGCTTTGA
- a CDS encoding amidohydrolase family protein: MAHIVDETGTRAVLAKGIIDFPVPNSATPEEALRISEESFKNWNSHPRITISFSAHAPYTCAPELIQKVKALADQYQVPFNIHLAETEAEVEQIIEQYGFTPVGHLENLGVLSRVVML; encoded by the coding sequence ATTGCCCACATAGTAGATGAAACAGGTACTCGCGCAGTTCTGGCAAAAGGTATTATTGACTTTCCTGTTCCAAACAGTGCCACGCCTGAGGAAGCCCTGCGTATTTCAGAAGAGTCGTTTAAGAACTGGAACTCTCATCCTCGAATTACTATTTCTTTTTCTGCTCATGCACCTTACACCTGCGCCCCGGAACTGATTCAAAAAGTCAAAGCTCTTGCCGATCAATATCAAGTACCTTTTAACATTCACCTGGCTGAAACCGAAGCAGAAGTAGAGCAGATTATAGAACAGTACGGATTTACCCCAGTTGGTCACCTGGAAAACCTTGGAGTTTTGAGTAGAGTAGTAATGTTATAG
- a CDS encoding ABC transporter permease, translated as MQTNLSINSIAMGNIRGRRRQYVLLITAIVLAVFFTATALLFASAMSTSLRERHYHRMGEQDAILLNCQDAPLEELLVSGVFSRYGTAEILGYVLPDGQNQANGFSIAVFDDTALNLAHNDPLEGRLPEKAGEIALEQSALARLRTDSGVGDTLKLTLMVPDGSGFMDSPVQNSYTLVGILNDKQVNLKQWVPNFPVYNDFPAGVLSAEEQIPPGGRAVINCYGRYASRDIGTSYEQLKLFCEEYKLTNDYGLANIASTSYQFSNRYYDEASNSIVTTSVFFMVIALVLVLAACLGIVNAFSASLESRKRQIGLLRAVGATKNQIRHIFGRETLLLSVFSIPLALVLSCLTVWGITAAMGDYYTFRPDPLLIAAAAAAGVLCVIPAAWIPLRKAARIPPMQAIREVELSRKIRKCRVESRHFFDVPRLIAHRSLTLYKNKQISITAMLAVSIVLMSLVVLVAAPVLKEAVWDYGADYQLLKTSRHGDWLIEYSINQPGITQQDKNDAAALSMVKTVTGEKFLRLKILTDNITPYITKSNHYGFTYLSPELQANTIIHIPEASQWEAQQRQDQQHLDYLESKAKYGYAQDYLTVDCCGVDAEVLEKLSPFVSAGRINIDRLSFGEEVLIIAPAEYGLYEENLRQRYLSLSLRLRY; from the coding sequence GTGCAGACAAATCTTTCAATCAACTCCATCGCAATGGGCAACATTCGGGGCAGGCGCAGGCAGTATGTACTTTTGATTACAGCTATAGTGTTGGCGGTTTTTTTTACCGCCACAGCGCTGCTTTTTGCCTCCGCCATGTCCACCTCCCTGAGGGAAAGGCACTACCACCGTATGGGGGAACAGGATGCCATCTTATTAAACTGCCAGGATGCCCCGCTGGAGGAACTGCTGGTAAGCGGCGTTTTTTCTCGGTACGGAACTGCAGAAATCCTGGGCTACGTCCTCCCCGACGGGCAGAACCAGGCTAATGGCTTTTCCATTGCGGTTTTCGATGATACCGCCCTTAACCTGGCTCACAATGATCCTCTGGAGGGCAGGCTGCCCGAAAAAGCCGGGGAAATCGCCCTGGAACAGAGCGCCCTGGCACGGCTCAGGACAGATTCAGGGGTGGGCGACACCCTAAAGCTTACCCTGATGGTCCCCGACGGCAGCGGCTTTATGGATTCACCGGTGCAAAATAGTTATACTCTGGTGGGAATACTTAACGACAAACAGGTTAATTTGAAACAATGGGTCCCTAATTTTCCCGTGTACAATGATTTTCCCGCAGGGGTTCTCTCGGCAGAGGAGCAGATTCCCCCGGGAGGCAGGGCAGTTATAAACTGCTATGGACGCTATGCCAGCCGGGACATCGGCACCTCATATGAACAGTTGAAACTTTTCTGTGAAGAATATAAATTAACGAATGATTACGGCCTGGCTAACATCGCCAGCACCAGCTACCAGTTCTCCAACCGGTACTACGATGAAGCCAGCAATTCTATCGTAACCACCTCTGTATTCTTCATGGTCATAGCCTTAGTGCTGGTGCTGGCAGCCTGTCTGGGCATTGTCAACGCATTCTCCGCCAGCCTGGAATCACGGAAACGGCAGATCGGCCTGCTCCGGGCAGTGGGCGCCACCAAAAATCAGATTCGCCATATCTTCGGCCGGGAAACACTTCTGCTTTCTGTTTTTTCCATCCCCCTGGCATTGGTACTCTCCTGCCTGACGGTATGGGGCATCACCGCAGCCATGGGTGACTATTACACCTTTCGCCCTGACCCGCTGCTCATCGCCGCAGCGGCAGCGGCCGGAGTCCTGTGCGTCATCCCCGCCGCCTGGATCCCCTTGAGAAAGGCGGCCAGAATCCCCCCCATGCAGGCAATACGGGAGGTGGAACTGTCCCGTAAGATAAGGAAATGCAGAGTAGAGAGCAGGCATTTTTTTGATGTTCCCCGTCTCATCGCCCACCGCAGCCTGACGCTCTATAAAAACAAGCAGATCAGCATTACTGCCATGCTGGCAGTGAGCATCGTGTTGATGTCGCTGGTGGTATTGGTGGCAGCTCCCGTGTTAAAGGAGGCCGTATGGGACTATGGAGCCGACTACCAACTGTTGAAAACCTCCCGGCACGGGGACTGGCTGATAGAATACTCAATCAACCAGCCGGGCATTACCCAGCAGGATAAAAATGATGCCGCTGCACTTTCTATGGTTAAAACGGTTACAGGTGAAAAATTTTTGCGCCTGAAGATTCTCACGGACAACATCACACCTTATATTACCAAAAGCAACCACTACGGCTTCACCTATCTCTCCCCGGAATTACAGGCAAATACCATAATTCATATTCCAGAAGCCAGTCAGTGGGAGGCTCAACAGCGACAGGATCAGCAGCACCTGGACTACTTGGAAAGTAAGGCAAAATACGGGTATGCACAAGATTATCTCACCGTGGACTGCTGCGGGGTAGATGCAGAGGTTCTTGAAAAGCTTTCTCCCTTCGTTTCTGCGGGTAGAATCAATATTGACAGGCTCTCCTTCGGGGAAGAGGTCCTCATCATTGCCCCGGCGGAGTACGGCCTCTATGAGGAAAACCTACGGCAGCGATACCTATCTTTATCGCTACGATTACGTTATTGA
- a CDS encoding response regulator transcription factor produces the protein MNIKLLIVEDDIFLQDGLCQLLRQEGYSLHCAGTCTEALRLVEENTYSLIILDIMLPDGSGLDLCTAWRSTGKDTPILFLTARDDEIQIVRGLDAGGDDYVTKPFRLLELLSRVRALLRRNNFLVYNKDGLRVDLQKMSVYYKDEPLFLTPTEFQLLSALIRNAGKVLTRRILLQTIWDDGGLFIDDNTLSVHISRLREKIGGTHIQTVRGIGYRWEDKQ, from the coding sequence ATGAATATAAAATTGCTTATTGTAGAGGACGATATTTTTTTACAGGACGGCCTGTGCCAGCTGCTCCGACAGGAGGGATACTCCCTTCATTGTGCCGGTACTTGCACAGAAGCGCTGCGCCTGGTAGAAGAAAACACCTACAGTTTAATTATATTGGATATCATGCTTCCGGACGGCAGTGGCCTGGATCTCTGCACCGCCTGGCGCAGCACCGGGAAAGACACTCCTATTCTCTTTTTAACCGCAAGAGATGACGAAATCCAAATAGTACGGGGATTAGATGCCGGCGGTGACGATTATGTGACAAAGCCCTTTCGCCTTTTAGAACTTCTTTCCCGTGTACGAGCACTGCTTAGGAGGAATAACTTTCTTGTCTACAATAAGGATGGTCTGCGGGTAGACCTGCAAAAAATGAGCGTCTATTACAAAGATGAACCATTGTTTTTAACGCCCACCGAATTTCAGCTTTTATCCGCTTTGATTCGCAACGCTGGAAAAGTGTTGACCCGGCGGATCCTGCTGCAGACCATCTGGGATGATGGAGGTCTGTTTATAGATGATAACACCCTTTCTGTACACATCAGCCGCCTGCGGGAAAAAATTGGCGGCACCCATATTCAAACAGTACGGGGAATCGGTTATCGATGGGAGGACAAACAATGA
- a CDS encoding PadR family transcriptional regulator: protein MNREKFLPLTETTYYILLALSSKPFHGYAIMQKIEELSKGTVRIAAGTLYGALENLVKQKLIIPVQSENKRRKTYKLTDMGKSILFLDCERMEHMVAITKATNFII from the coding sequence ATGAATCGAGAAAAGTTTTTGCCATTAACAGAAACCACATATTACATCTTGTTGGCTTTATCATCCAAGCCGTTTCACGGTTATGCAATTATGCAAAAAATAGAAGAGTTAAGTAAAGGTACGGTGAGAATTGCTGCAGGTACATTGTATGGCGCATTAGAAAACCTGGTAAAACAAAAGTTAATTATACCGGTGCAAAGTGAAAATAAGCGAAGAAAAACATACAAATTAACAGATATGGGTAAGAGCATTTTATTTTTAGACTGTGAACGTATGGAACACATGGTAGCAATAACTAAGGCAACAAATTTTATTATCTAA
- a CDS encoding amidohydrolase family protein yields the protein MAAHGVHLTKKDINILALHDVSVAHNPVSNMKLSSGVAPVPQLLEAGIKVGLGPDGAASKNNLDE from the coding sequence ATAGCGGCCCACGGAGTGCACTTAACGAAGAAGGATATTAATATTCTTGCTCTACATGATGTTTCGGTGGCACATAATCCCGTAAGCAATATGAAACTTTCCAGTGGAGTTGCACCTGTTCCGCAGCTGTTGGAAGCGGGAATTAAGGTTGGTTTAGGTCCCGATGGAGCGGCCAGCAAAAATAATCTTGATGAATAG
- a CDS encoding DUF2812 domain-containing protein, with product MIKYRFFIDFSKEEKWLNKMSKSGYEFVSKNKLGGYIFREAEPNDTTIRMDYRLFKKEIDFQDYCTLFEDSGWKHIAGKKSSGNQYFAKIKENAANDIFSDNASKAGRYKRISEMWLTTSIIFIPMMVALLCTGAIDVNALLNPKLLYFTPMLWEKTGLEFWYAFLFETPFALVRGLLCIFFPIAIFLSLYFALRAYFFHKQSFSN from the coding sequence GTGATTAAATATAGGTTTTTTATCGACTTTAGCAAAGAAGAGAAGTGGTTAAATAAAATGTCTAAAAGCGGATATGAATTTGTATCAAAAAACAAGCTGGGAGGATATATTTTTCGTGAAGCTGAACCCAATGATACCACAATACGTATGGATTATCGATTATTTAAAAAAGAGATTGATTTTCAAGATTATTGTACATTATTCGAGGATAGTGGTTGGAAGCACATTGCAGGGAAAAAAAGTTCAGGAAATCAATATTTTGCTAAAATAAAAGAGAATGCAGCAAATGATATCTTTTCTGACAATGCTTCTAAAGCCGGCAGGTACAAAAGAATATCTGAGATGTGGTTAACCACATCCATTATATTTATACCAATGATGGTTGCTCTCTTATGCACAGGTGCAATTGATGTTAATGCATTGTTGAACCCTAAATTGCTTTACTTTACCCCAATGCTGTGGGAGAAGACAGGATTAGAGTTTTGGTACGCCTTTTTATTTGAGACACCCTTTGCTTTGGTGAGAGGATTATTATGTATTTTTTTTCCAATTGCTATTTTTCTTTCTCTTTATTTTGCTCTTCGAGCATATTTCTTCCATAAACAATCATTTAGTAATTAA
- a CDS encoding Ger(x)C family spore germination protein, with protein sequence MKKILIILLMISAIFSSGCWSSKEIDTLAITVAVGIDKSKDGYLLTMQFLNPRAIASDNPNISPFTNYSEEGKDLNEIMRRLSTKTGRKIYNSHLRIVVINEDIAKEGIKDLLDFFARHHEFRTDFYFVVARGTTAREVLCILPPLELVSGIKLHDSLDISEKEWAPTKSVRIIELVNDIIADGINPVLTGVEISDEEISTNMMPTKTLESLGASELANRAQYVGLGAFKEDKLVGWLNEDESKGYNYIIGNVKRTVGYVNYGEKVKVTSQVMKAKSVKKAFFIDGGPAVEVAISLEADIEAIEGDFDILKEENKKIIEELIAEKIKLMCENIVKKAQKEFKTDIFGFGEVIRREYPKFWREIKDDWNSEFVELPVSIAVETKIKQLGQITESLFVKGQD encoded by the coding sequence GTGAAAAAAATATTAATTATCCTGTTAATGATTTCAGCCATATTCTCTTCTGGATGCTGGAGCAGTAAAGAAATAGATACTCTTGCTATTACGGTAGCTGTAGGTATTGATAAATCCAAAGATGGTTATTTACTGACAATGCAGTTTTTAAATCCCAGAGCCATAGCTTCAGATAATCCCAATATATCTCCTTTTACAAATTATTCGGAAGAAGGAAAAGACTTAAATGAGATAATGAGGAGATTATCTACAAAAACAGGTAGAAAGATATATAACTCACATTTAAGAATTGTTGTAATTAACGAAGACATTGCTAAAGAAGGGATAAAAGATTTGCTTGATTTTTTTGCCCGTCATCACGAATTCCGCACTGACTTTTATTTTGTTGTAGCCAGGGGAACAACTGCAAGGGAAGTGCTATGCATATTACCTCCCCTGGAACTGGTATCTGGTATAAAATTGCATGATTCGCTGGATATTTCTGAGAAGGAATGGGCCCCAACAAAATCAGTTAGAATAATTGAACTGGTTAACGATATTATTGCAGATGGGATAAATCCGGTACTAACCGGAGTTGAAATCAGTGATGAAGAAATTTCAACTAATATGATGCCTACAAAAACACTAGAGTCCTTGGGAGCAAGTGAATTAGCCAACAGAGCACAGTATGTTGGGTTGGGGGCCTTTAAGGAAGATAAGCTGGTAGGTTGGCTTAATGAGGATGAGAGCAAAGGATACAATTATATAATTGGAAATGTAAAAAGAACTGTAGGATACGTAAACTACGGGGAAAAAGTAAAAGTTACATCTCAAGTGATGAAGGCTAAATCGGTTAAGAAAGCTTTTTTCATTGATGGGGGACCTGCTGTGGAAGTGGCAATAAGCCTGGAAGCAGATATTGAAGCGATAGAAGGCGATTTTGATATTTTAAAGGAAGAAAATAAAAAAATAATAGAAGAATTAATTGCTGAAAAAATTAAATTAATGTGTGAAAATATTGTGAAAAAAGCACAAAAAGAATTTAAAACCGATATTTTTGGTTTTGGGGAGGTTATACGGAGAGAATATCCTAAATTTTGGAGAGAAATAAAAGATGATTGGAACAGCGAATTTGTAGAGCTTCCTGTTAGTATTGCCGTGGAAACAAAAATTAAGCAGTTAGGGCAGATAACAGAATCGTTATTTGTAAAAGGGCAGGACTAA
- a CDS encoding sensor histidine kinase, protein MRLIAILSGTAAALGAYLFCFGTGATRWIGLGVLVAGAAASVLCICMGRQQEKKIYNMHEQIMGFLQGRIETPIFSVDDDMFALLENSVVELENRLLLEHHNTQKSCQKNADFITDVSHQLKTPLTALKLYCEMDNNNNRSQHLPKQLVLIERMEHLIYSLLRLEKLRADTYEMQYSQQDLFQLSQQVWEELQILYPEKTYRVTGSAAMRCDEYWMGEALKNILKNSCEHTEPEGRIQVSLETTDTSVNVTVEDNGGGIPEDELLKIFQRFYRSSRAPSNEGVGIGLAITRAIVEKHHGTIYAENTKQGLKVILCFPILEGVLAIG, encoded by the coding sequence ATGAGGCTCATCGCTATACTCTCAGGAACTGCAGCGGCCTTGGGCGCTTATTTATTTTGCTTTGGTACGGGAGCAACCCGGTGGATTGGTTTAGGGGTGCTGGTGGCAGGTGCTGCGGCATCGGTACTGTGTATCTGCATGGGCAGGCAGCAGGAGAAAAAAATTTATAATATGCATGAGCAAATTATGGGTTTCCTCCAGGGCAGGATTGAAACCCCAATATTTAGTGTGGACGACGATATGTTTGCCCTTTTGGAAAACTCAGTCGTTGAGCTGGAAAACAGGCTGCTTTTGGAACATCACAACACTCAGAAGTCATGTCAAAAAAATGCCGACTTCATCACCGACGTTTCCCATCAGCTGAAAACACCCCTTACGGCATTGAAACTCTACTGTGAGATGGATAACAATAACAATCGCAGCCAGCACCTTCCGAAACAGCTGGTGCTGATAGAACGCATGGAGCATCTGATCTACTCTCTGCTGAGGCTGGAAAAACTCCGGGCAGACACTTACGAAATGCAGTATTCCCAACAGGATTTATTCCAGCTGTCCCAACAGGTTTGGGAAGAGCTGCAGATACTGTATCCCGAAAAAACATACCGGGTTACAGGCAGCGCTGCCATGCGCTGTGATGAGTACTGGATGGGGGAGGCGCTGAAGAATATTTTGAAAAATTCCTGTGAACATACCGAACCGGAGGGCAGGATTCAGGTCTCCCTTGAAACCACAGATACCTCTGTTAACGTAACTGTTGAAGACAACGGCGGCGGGATACCGGAAGATGAACTGCTGAAAATATTTCAGCGCTTTTACCGCTCTTCCCGGGCCCCGTCAAATGAAGGCGTTGGTATCGGGCTTGCCATCACCAGGGCTATTGTAGAAAAGCACCACGGGACTATCTATGCTGAAAATACGAAGCAAGGTCTAAAGGTCATACTGTGTTTTCCCATATTGGAAGGAGTATTGGCTATAGGTTAA
- a CDS encoding spore germination protein yields the protein MKFFNIFFKKSQKNKDNYSINISKDINKNINKLKNDFGHCTDLVVNYLINHKNLICLIVYIKSLVDDSTINSLSLEQAKLKWEYVNTAPGPNFNELMGYFSGLRDTKEGSDYEALCAELLSGNTIFLIDGCNKYFSIDTDTDEGRSIDEPTSQTVIRGPKDAFTERIEKNTMLIRKRIKNRALRVENYSLGSITNTTVNLMYIDKVAQEEIVQEIRNRLGRIEIDGILEGSYIEELIKDNRYSIFPTFLSSENPDSVAAALLEGKVAILVEGTPYVLTAPALMVEFLQAREDYYHHFIISSMMRILRFIVFFITLLVPAIYISVTTFHQEIIPTPLLISIVAQREGVPFPALAEALLMEFTFEILRETGVRMPRAIGPAISIVGALVLGQAAVEAGIVSAAMVIVVSITAISSFAIPNYELSNAIRSIRFALMLLAGAFGLYGVIMGLIVLVLHLCSIKSITCPYLMPIAPKIAGENKDTFFRFPLWKMKYRPAGISGTDAARIDEGSAVSKKQRGKQEIR from the coding sequence ATGAAATTTTTTAATATTTTTTTTAAAAAAAGTCAAAAAAATAAAGACAATTATTCCATAAATATTAGTAAAGACATAAACAAAAATATAAACAAACTGAAAAACGATTTTGGGCACTGCACAGATTTGGTTGTAAATTATCTGATAAACCATAAAAATTTAATATGCTTAATTGTATATATAAAAAGTTTAGTAGATGACAGCACGATCAACAGTTTATCTTTAGAACAGGCTAAATTAAAATGGGAATATGTAAATACAGCACCTGGCCCTAATTTTAATGAGTTAATGGGTTATTTTTCAGGGTTAAGGGATACCAAAGAAGGTTCTGATTATGAAGCTCTGTGTGCTGAGTTGTTATCGGGAAATACGATTTTTTTGATTGACGGCTGCAATAAATATTTTTCAATAGACACCGATACCGATGAAGGCAGGTCTATTGATGAACCTACTTCACAAACCGTAATAAGAGGCCCTAAAGATGCATTTACAGAAAGAATAGAAAAAAATACCATGCTTATTAGAAAACGTATTAAAAACAGGGCATTAAGAGTAGAAAATTATTCTTTGGGGAGCATCACCAATACAACTGTGAATTTGATGTACATAGACAAAGTAGCCCAAGAAGAAATAGTACAGGAAATAAGAAACAGGCTTGGCAGGATAGAAATTGACGGAATACTGGAAGGATCTTACATTGAAGAATTAATTAAAGATAACAGGTACTCCATATTTCCTACTTTCTTGAGTTCCGAAAATCCTGATTCCGTTGCTGCTGCTTTACTGGAAGGTAAGGTGGCAATTTTAGTTGAGGGGACCCCTTATGTATTGACAGCACCTGCACTGATGGTTGAGTTCCTGCAGGCGAGGGAAGACTATTACCATCATTTTATTATATCTTCAATGATGAGGATCTTAAGGTTTATAGTTTTTTTTATCACTCTTTTGGTGCCGGCAATATATATATCGGTGACAACATTTCACCAGGAAATAATTCCAACTCCGTTACTGATCAGTATCGTTGCACAGCGGGAGGGAGTTCCTTTTCCTGCCTTGGCTGAAGCCCTTCTTATGGAATTTACTTTTGAGATATTAAGAGAAACCGGCGTAAGGATGCCCAGGGCCATAGGGCCTGCGATTTCTATCGTTGGGGCGTTGGTGCTTGGGCAGGCAGCGGTAGAAGCCGGGATTGTATCGGCGGCTATGGTTATTGTGGTTTCAATTACTGCCATATCCAGTTTTGCCATACCTAATTATGAATTGTCCAACGCCATAAGATCCATAAGGTTTGCTTTAATGCTTTTAGCAGGAGCATTTGGATTGTACGGCGTAATAATGGGATTGATAGTGCTGGTACTTCATTTGTGCAGTATAAAATCTATAACCTGCCCGTATTTAATGCCCATTGCCCCCAAAATAGCAGGTGAAAACAAAGATACTTTTTTCAGGTTTCCACTGTGGAAAATGAAATACAGGCCTGCAGGGATCAGCGGGACGGATGCGGCAAGGATTGATGAGGGCAGCGCAGTAAGCAAAAAACAAAGAGGAAAACAGGAAATCAGGTGA
- a CDS encoding ABC transporter ATP-binding protein, whose protein sequence is MKILQCSSLNKTYASGESTVHALRSITVGFEQGEICAVKGPSGSGKSTLLHILGGLEYPTSGDVLYQSKNLFAYNDNQLSILRRRRFGFVFQAYNLVQELTAYENILLPVLLDKKKPEEKYISMLVELLGIQDRLHHLPGALSGGQQQRIAIARALANKPAILFADEPTGNLDGKTGKEVLSLLKYVGKEMGVTLILVTHDLNIAEQAERIITLEDGSIAQDSSRQEV, encoded by the coding sequence ATGAAAATTTTACAATGCAGCAGCTTGAATAAAACCTATGCCAGCGGTGAAAGCACCGTTCATGCCCTGCGCAGCATTACTGTTGGCTTTGAACAGGGAGAGATTTGTGCAGTAAAAGGGCCCAGCGGCTCAGGGAAATCAACGCTTCTTCATATTCTGGGCGGACTGGAGTATCCTACCTCAGGCGATGTTCTTTATCAGTCCAAAAATCTTTTCGCTTATAATGACAACCAGCTTTCCATCCTGCGCCGGCGCCGGTTTGGGTTCGTTTTTCAGGCGTATAATCTTGTTCAGGAGCTGACAGCCTATGAGAATATACTGCTGCCTGTGCTGCTGGACAAGAAAAAGCCGGAAGAAAAGTATATTTCCATGCTGGTGGAACTGCTGGGGATTCAAGACCGGCTTCATCATCTGCCCGGTGCCCTTTCCGGCGGCCAGCAGCAGCGCATTGCCATCGCCCGGGCTCTGGCTAACAAACCTGCTATTCTGTTTGCCGACGAACCGACAGGTAATCTGGACGGGAAGACCGGTAAAGAGGTACTCTCTCTGCTAAAATATGTGGGCAAAGAGATGGGTGTTACCCTCATCCTGGTCACCCACGACCTGAACATTGCTGAACAGGCGGAGCGTATTATTACCCTGGAGGATGGAAGCATCGCCCAGGACAGCTCCCGGCAGGAGGTGTGA